A single window of Terriglobia bacterium DNA harbors:
- a CDS encoding outer membrane lipoprotein-sorting protein → MSRKTLVVGSFLALAVSFALGADVSSSAAKLTAEQVIEKNIAARGGLQAWRAVQTLSMSGKMEAGGNESPTRRAQGVRTGGVQLPKRSAEQAQLPFRLELKRTRKSRLELDFRGQTAIQVYDGTHGWKLRPFLNRHEVEPFTAEQMKVAAMQSDLDGPLMDYAAKGTKVELEGADKVEGSDTYRLKLTFKNGEVQHVWVDAKTFLETKLEGTPRRLDGKYHRVEIYPRDYRAVNGLVMPYVMETKVEGVSQTEKIEVEKFSVNAPVEDSRFAKLQ, encoded by the coding sequence ATGTCCCGAAAAACGTTAGTAGTCGGCAGCTTTCTGGCCCTGGCAGTTTCCTTCGCCCTGGGTGCGGATGTGTCGTCATCGGCGGCCAAGCTGACGGCGGAGCAGGTCATAGAGAAGAACATTGCGGCGCGGGGTGGGCTGCAGGCGTGGCGGGCGGTACAGACCCTGTCCATGAGTGGCAAGATGGAAGCCGGTGGGAACGAGAGCCCGACGCGCCGGGCGCAAGGGGTAAGAACCGGTGGCGTGCAACTGCCCAAGCGCTCGGCGGAGCAGGCGCAGTTGCCCTTTCGTCTGGAACTGAAGCGCACGCGCAAGTCGCGTCTGGAACTCGACTTTCGTGGTCAGACCGCGATCCAGGTCTACGATGGCACCCACGGCTGGAAACTCCGTCCCTTCCTCAACCGGCATGAAGTAGAGCCGTTCACGGCCGAGCAAATGAAAGTGGCAGCGATGCAGTCGGATCTGGACGGTCCGCTAATGGACTACGCGGCGAAGGGGACCAAGGTCGAGCTGGAAGGCGCCGACAAGGTAGAGGGCAGCGACACCTATCGCCTGAAGCTGACCTTCAAGAACGGAGAGGTCCAACATGTGTGGGTGGATGCAAAGACATTCCTCGAGACCAAGTTAGAAGGCACGCCCCGCCGCCTTGACGGCAAGTATCACCGGGTAGAGATCTATCCTCGCGACTACAGGGCAGTGAATGGCTTAGTGATGCCCTATGTCATGGAGACGAAGGTGGAGGGAGTCAGTCAGACAGAGAAGATCGAGGTTGAAAAGTTTTCCGTCAACGCGCCGGTGGAGGACTCTCGCTTTGCCAAGCTGCAATAG